The region CACCGAAGACGAGAAGCGAAAGCCTGATGAGCACGTAGATGCCCACCTTGCTCATGATGGCAAAGATGCCCGCGACCGGCGCGGCGGCAGCGCTGTAGGCGGTGGGCAGCCAAAAATTCAGCGGCCACATACCTGCCTTGATCAGGAACGCGACACCCAGCACGCCGGCGCCCGCTTCCATCAGCATCCGTGTCCTTGGCGTGAGTTCCGTCACGCGGACGGCAAGGTCGGCCATGTTGAGTGTGCCGGTGGTACCGTAAATGAGACTGACCCCGATCAGGAAGAGCAGCGCCGCGGCAAGGTTGATGGCGACGTAGTGCAGGCCTGCCTTCACGCGCAGGGATCCGGACCCGTGCAACAGAAGCCCGTAGGACGCCGCAAGCATGACCTCGAAGAACACAAACAGGTTGAAGAGGTCGCCGGTCAGGAAGGCACCGTTCAGTCCCATCAGCAGGAGCTGGAACATCGTATGGAAATGGGCGCCGACCGCATGCCAGCGGGCAAGAGAGTAGACCAGCGTCGGTATCGACAGGATCGCGGTCAGCACCAGCATCAGCGCCGAAAGCCTGTCCACCACCAGCACGATCCCGAATGGCGCCGGCCAGTTTCCGAGCAAATAGACATTCTCGCCGGCGCGCGCGGGGTCCAGGGCGCTCGCGAAGCGGAAGAGGGTAATCCCGACCGCTACCAGCGCAATGCAGGAGACGATGCTTATCATGGCCTTGAAGACGCGCTGCCGCTCGTCGAAGAGCACGAGAAACGCGCCGCACACGAGGGGGATGAGGATCGGCGCGACGATCAAATGGTGTTGCCATCCGCTCATTTCGGCTGCTCTCTTCCGTCAACATGGTCGGTGCCAGTCAGGCCTCGCGATGCGAGCAGAACGACAAGGAATAGTGCCGTGGTGGCAAAACCGATCACGATGGCGGTCAACACCAGCGCCTGCGGGACGGGATCGGCGAGGGTTGTGGGATCGACACCGTCGACAAGGATCGGCGGCGCATTGGAGCGCAGACCACCGACCCCGAAAATGAAAAGGTTGACCGCGTAGGAGAGGAGAGAGAGGCCCACGATGACCTGATAGGTTCGGGGGCGGAGGATGAGCCACACTCCCGAGCCGGTCATGACGCCGATGCCGATCGCGACGACGAGTTCCATCAGATATCCTCCGCACCGGCAGGTTCGAGCGCTCGTACGCGATGAACGCGGACAGACTGGTGGGCGAGCGCGATCAGGATGAGAACCGTCGCCCCGACGACGAGCGAGAAGACCCCGAGATCGAACAGGAGCGCCGTCGCCGCCGGCACCTTTCCGACAAGCGGCAGCTCGAGATATTGCGAATGACTTGTGAGGAACGGGTATCCAAGCAGCCAGGAGCCGGCACCCGTCGCAAAGGCCGTCAGCAGGCCCAATCCCATCCAACGCAGCGGCAGGATCCGGATATGGTCCTCGGTCCAGCGTGTCCCACTGCCGAGATACTGGAGCAGGAATCCGATGGCCATCGTGATACCGGCCGCAAATCCGCCGCCGGGAAGGTCGTGGCCGCGCATGAATATATAGACCGCAAAGGTGATGATGACCGGAAACAGCCACTGCATCACGATCGAGGGCACCAGCAGATAGTCGCGCACCGTGTCGCCTGCGGAACGATCCGGCCTCTCGTCATCGATCGCGTTCTGGATCAGCTGCTGCTCCGGGGCACCAACGCTGTCTGGCGCAGGCCGGAAACGGCGGAGAAGAGCGAAGACGGTCAACGCCACCACGCCAAGCACGGCGATTTCTCCGAAGGTGTCGAAGCCGCGGAAATCCACCAGGATGACGTTCACGACGTTCCGCCCGCCACCCTCCGTGTAGGCGTGTTCGAGGAAATAGTTCGCAATGGCATCCGGCACGGGAAGGGTCATCACGGCAACGGCAACGATGAACATTCCGACGCCGCAAGCGACCGCAAGGGCGAAGTCACGCAGTCTTCGGATCCGCGCTGAAAGCGTAATGCCCTCGTCGACCGTCTCCTTGCGCTTGGGCAACCATCTGAGGCCCAGCAGGATGAGAACGGTCGTCACGACCTCGACAAGCAGCTGCGTTATCGCCAGGTCCGGCGCCGACAGCCAGATGAAGGTTATGCAGGTCACAAGCCCTGCGCCACCGAGCAGCACGAGAGCTGCGAGACGGTGATACTTGGCCTGATAAGCTGCGCCGAGCGCCGCGAAGATGCCGATCGCCCAGACGACCGCGAAGACCGGGTCGACCGTCGAGAGCGGCGGCAGCTCCGAATGGAACCCTGCGAAGAACAGCGGCACGAAACCCGCGAGAAAGCCGGCCGCAGCCACGAGCCGCATCTGCGGCTGGAGATGGCGTGTTCCGAAATGGCTTTCCATCCAGCGG is a window of Sinorhizobium sp. BG8 DNA encoding:
- a CDS encoding monovalent cation/H+ antiporter subunit D produces the protein MSGWQHHLIVAPILIPLVCGAFLVLFDERQRVFKAMISIVSCIALVAVGITLFRFASALDPARAGENVYLLGNWPAPFGIVLVVDRLSALMLVLTAILSIPTLVYSLARWHAVGAHFHTMFQLLLMGLNGAFLTGDLFNLFVFFEVMLAASYGLLLHGSGSLRVKAGLHYVAINLAAALLFLIGVSLIYGTTGTLNMADLAVRVTELTPRTRMLMEAGAGVLGVAFLIKAGMWPLNFWLPTAYSAAAAPVAGIFAIMSKVGIYVLIRLSLLVFGEGASAGFGLNVLLYGGMATIAFGTIGVLASQALGRLAGFSVLVSSGTLLAAVGFGNPAVTAGALLYLVTSTLTISAFFMLIELVERGQDAGATVLAVTMEAYGDVDEEEEEEQVGVTMPATIAVLGTCFAACGILLSGLPPLSGFIAKFAMLSGMIGIGAADADTAPWTWAIVLLIILSGLSALISMMRAGIRTFWASMEGRVPRVLVLEVAPVMLLLALTLLLTVQAGPAMRYMSETVANLRSPGVYIEAVMEARRAGQQAVGGEE
- a CDS encoding Na+/H+ antiporter subunit C, encoding MELVVAIGIGVMTGSGVWLILRPRTYQVIVGLSLLSYAVNLFIFGVGGLRSNAPPILVDGVDPTTLADPVPQALVLTAIVIGFATTALFLVVLLASRGLTGTDHVDGREQPK